Proteins encoded by one window of Gammaproteobacteria bacterium:
- a CDS encoding thioredoxin fold domain-containing protein: MLRFLLLAISFSWFSLAAAATPSDADFAAIKEKITKAMPGFSVDTMRPSPVPGWYEVEDGLQIVYVSADGKHLLAGDLYDVATRTNLTAAWREKTAIRLIDAIGEKNMIVMGPKQPKRTITVFTDVDCAYCRKLHLDVPELNKHGVKVRYLAFPRSGPNTESYYKAVSVWCSADRVKAVGIAKAGGEIERKTCANPVDKEYELGRHLGISGTPAIFFDDGRQLGGYAPVPQLLAMLGLAPAPAASKNGS, translated from the coding sequence ATGCTTCGTTTTTTGTTACTTGCTATATCGTTCTCCTGGTTTTCCTTGGCCGCCGCGGCAACGCCGTCCGACGCCGATTTCGCCGCCATAAAGGAAAAAATCACCAAAGCTATGCCCGGTTTTTCGGTCGATACGATGCGGCCGTCACCCGTTCCCGGTTGGTATGAAGTCGAGGACGGTTTGCAGATCGTTTATGTGAGCGCCGACGGTAAGCATCTTTTGGCCGGCGACCTTTATGACGTAGCTACGCGCACGAATCTAACGGCGGCATGGCGGGAAAAGACGGCGATCCGTTTAATCGACGCGATCGGCGAGAAAAACATGATTGTCATGGGACCGAAGCAGCCGAAGCGCACGATCACGGTGTTTACCGATGTCGATTGCGCTTATTGCCGCAAGCTTCATCTCGATGTGCCGGAACTCAATAAGCACGGCGTCAAAGTCCGTTATCTAGCGTTCCCGCGTTCCGGTCCGAATACGGAGTCGTACTATAAGGCGGTATCGGTTTGGTGCTCAGCGGATCGCGTCAAGGCGGTAGGTATCGCCAAAGCGGGCGGTGAAATCGAACGCAAGACTTGCGCAAACCCAGTCGATAAAGAATACGAGCTCGGTCGGCACCTCGGTATTAGCGGTACGCCGGCGATCTTCTTCGATGATGGCAGGCAATTGGGCGGTTACGCACCGGTACCGCAACTACTCGCGATGCTCGGCCTCGCTCCGGCGCCAGCCGCGAGCAAGAATGGCTCTTGA